Proteins from a genomic interval of Pseudoalteromonas sp. MEBiC 03607:
- a CDS encoding YjaG family protein, with protein sequence MTKANNFQRIRELNYLQKAVLGGALLERMLPNYSLFCEATGFGDAAVFRSALNVCWEKILLPKSKISLEKQIEKIEPNVPELTDFDMFGTYPAIDTATALLGMLHGLMAKDDQEFLNISKISQASVARYIEYQLTVDGEVADNKAVREHPLMQYEIEVLAELIDFVEQMGRISSENVKELKQLAVSDGQTNIGIAI encoded by the coding sequence ATGACGAAAGCGAATAATTTTCAACGCATTAGAGAATTAAACTATTTACAAAAAGCAGTATTAGGTGGTGCTTTGTTAGAACGCATGCTGCCTAATTACAGTTTATTCTGTGAAGCCACAGGGTTTGGTGATGCTGCGGTTTTTCGTAGTGCTTTGAATGTTTGTTGGGAGAAGATTTTACTGCCAAAAAGTAAAATTAGCCTCGAAAAACAAATCGAAAAAATAGAGCCTAATGTGCCTGAACTAACTGATTTTGATATGTTTGGCACTTACCCTGCTATTGATACAGCAACAGCTTTACTGGGCATGTTACACGGCTTAATGGCAAAAGATGACCAAGAGTTTTTGAACATTAGTAAAATTTCACAGGCATCGGTGGCACGTTACATTGAATATCAACTTACCGTTGATGGTGAAGTAGCTGACAATAAAGCAGTTCGTGAACACCCATTAATGCAATATGAAATTGAAGTACTGGCTGAGTTAATTGATTTTGTAGAGCAAATGGGCCGAATTAGCTCTGAAAACGTAAAAGAACTCAAACAGCTTGCGGTATCAGACGGTCAAACCAACATTGGTATTGCAATTTAA
- the folB gene encoding dihydroneopterin aldolase, translating into MDKVYISQLHVDTIIGVYDFEKESKQSLYFDIEMLCDISAAAATDDINLALDYAKVSERVIAHTTAKPVELLETLVEQLAAIILTEFATEQVTIRVSKPAAVPQAKTVGVEITRRKAY; encoded by the coding sequence ATGGACAAGGTATATATATCACAATTGCATGTAGACACCATTATCGGTGTGTATGATTTTGAAAAAGAAAGTAAACAAAGCCTGTATTTTGATATTGAAATGCTATGTGATATTTCTGCGGCAGCTGCGACTGATGATATTAACCTTGCACTTGATTATGCAAAAGTCAGCGAGCGGGTTATCGCTCATACAACAGCAAAACCAGTAGAGCTGCTTGAAACCTTAGTTGAACAATTAGCGGCCATTATCTTAACTGAGTTTGCAACTGAGCAAGTGACCATTCGCGTGAGTAAACCTGCAGCAGTGCCACAAGCCAAAACGGTGGGAGTCGAAATCACCCGTCGCAAGGCATATTAA
- the tsaD gene encoding tRNA (adenosine(37)-N6)-threonylcarbamoyltransferase complex transferase subunit TsaD: protein MRILGIESSCDETGIAIYDDEQGLLAHQLYSQVKVHADYGGVVPELASRDHVRKTLPLIDAAFAQAGCGPEDLDGIAYTAGPGLVGALLVGTSIGRSLAYGWNIPAVAVHHMEGHLLAPMLEEDKPEFPFIALLVSGGHTMMVKVSGIGEYEVLGESVDDAAGEAFDKTAKLLGLDYPGGPRLAKLAEQGTPERFVFPRPMTDKPGLDFSFSGLKTAASLAIRDSDDDEQTKADIAHAFQTAVIDTLIIKCKRALKQTGIKRLVIAGGVSANVQLRAQLERVMQGMKGRVYYPRTEFCTDNGAMIAYAGMQRLKAGQFASLDMKTKPRWPIDSLEAI from the coding sequence ATGCGAATTTTAGGTATTGAATCATCATGTGATGAAACAGGTATTGCCATTTACGATGATGAACAAGGCTTATTAGCACATCAACTGTATAGCCAAGTAAAAGTGCATGCTGACTACGGCGGTGTCGTACCTGAACTTGCGTCACGTGACCACGTGCGTAAAACCTTACCTTTAATTGATGCCGCCTTTGCACAAGCGGGCTGTGGCCCAGAAGATTTAGATGGCATTGCTTATACTGCGGGCCCTGGATTGGTTGGCGCACTCCTTGTGGGTACTTCTATTGGTCGTTCTTTAGCCTATGGTTGGAATATACCAGCGGTAGCGGTTCATCATATGGAAGGGCATCTTCTTGCGCCAATGCTTGAAGAAGACAAACCTGAATTTCCGTTTATCGCGTTATTAGTATCTGGCGGCCACACCATGATGGTTAAAGTATCTGGTATTGGTGAATACGAAGTATTAGGTGAGTCAGTTGATGACGCCGCAGGTGAGGCATTCGATAAAACGGCGAAATTACTTGGGCTTGATTACCCAGGAGGCCCGCGTTTGGCAAAACTTGCTGAGCAAGGTACACCTGAGCGCTTTGTATTCCCGCGTCCGATGACTGACAAACCCGGCTTAGATTTTAGTTTCAGTGGTTTAAAAACGGCTGCGTCACTCGCTATTCGTGATAGCGATGATGATGAACAAACTAAAGCGGATATTGCTCATGCATTCCAAACAGCGGTTATTGATACCTTAATTATCAAGTGTAAACGTGCATTAAAGCAAACCGGTATCAAGCGCTTAGTGATTGCTGGGGGCGTGAGTGCAAACGTGCAATTGCGTGCGCAACTTGAGCGAGTAATGCAAGGTATGAAAGGGCGTGTGTACTACCCGCGCACGGAGTTTTGTACAGATAACGGTGCGATGATCGCTTATGCAGGTATGCAGCGCTTAAAAGCAGGGCAGTTTGCTAGCCTTGATATGAAAACAAAGCCGCGCTGGCCAATAGACTCGTTAGAGGCTATTTAA
- the folK gene encoding 2-amino-4-hydroxy-6-hydroxymethyldihydropteridine diphosphokinase, with translation MAQIFISLGSNVNKEHYIRQALDALKVHFPDFIHSSVFESEAVGFAGSNFYNSVLGAQTDMPLPELCKLLKEIELENGRTRDDKKFSPRTLDLDLLFYDDVICDSPAQLPRDEITKNAFVLQPLAEIAPDFFHPVAKCTLAELWDNYNNPQQKLWKVEFSYP, from the coding sequence ATGGCGCAAATTTTTATTAGTTTAGGCTCTAACGTTAATAAAGAGCATTATATTCGTCAGGCGCTTGATGCTCTAAAAGTACATTTTCCTGATTTTATTCACTCATCAGTTTTTGAGAGTGAAGCGGTCGGTTTTGCAGGCAGTAACTTTTATAACTCAGTATTAGGGGCGCAAACCGATATGCCACTACCTGAACTGTGTAAGTTATTGAAAGAAATTGAGCTTGAAAATGGCCGTACCCGTGATGACAAAAAGTTTAGTCCACGAACGCTTGACCTAGATCTTTTATTTTATGATGACGTAATTTGTGATTCGCCTGCACAGCTACCTCGCGATGAAATTACCAAAAATGCATTTGTTCTTCAGCCTTTAGCTGAAATAGCCCCTGATTTTTTTCACCCTGTAGCAAAATGCACGCTAGCAGAGCTATGGGATAATTATAATAATCCGCAACAAAAACTATGGAAGGTGGAGTTTTCTTACCCATGA
- the plsY gene encoding glycerol-3-phosphate 1-O-acyltransferase PlsY: MLTALMLVLAYLLGSVSSAILVSRLFKLPDPRSHGSNNPGATNVYRLGGKVPAVLVLVFDILKGTIPVWGAYFLKIEPLMLGLIGVAACLGHMYPLFFSFKGGKAVATAFGTLLPIGLSLGGMLIATWILIVAITRYSSLAALVTVSLAPLYTWWIKPLYTLPVTFLTVLIIFRHRANITRLLAGEEPKVGAKKKAPEHEEG, encoded by the coding sequence GTGTTAACAGCCCTAATGTTAGTTTTAGCCTATTTACTGGGATCGGTCTCATCCGCAATCCTTGTCTCTCGGCTGTTTAAACTACCGGACCCACGCAGTCACGGATCGAACAACCCAGGTGCAACGAATGTCTACCGCTTAGGTGGAAAAGTCCCTGCTGTACTTGTTCTTGTCTTTGATATTTTAAAAGGAACCATTCCGGTTTGGGGTGCTTACTTCTTAAAAATAGAGCCACTTATGCTCGGCTTGATTGGTGTAGCAGCCTGTTTAGGCCATATGTACCCGCTGTTTTTCAGTTTTAAAGGCGGTAAGGCTGTCGCGACCGCTTTTGGCACGTTATTACCCATTGGTTTATCGTTAGGTGGGATGTTAATTGCAACTTGGATCTTAATTGTTGCTATCACGCGCTACTCATCTCTTGCAGCGTTAGTCACGGTTTCGTTAGCACCTCTTTATACTTGGTGGATAAAACCTTTGTATACGTTGCCTGTAACCTTTTTAACCGTGTTGATAATTTTCCGTCATAGAGCAAATATCACTCGCTTACTCGCGGGTGAAGAGCCAAAAGTAGGGGCTAAGAAAAAAGCCCCTGAACATGAAGAAGGTTGA
- the mpl gene encoding UDP-N-acetylmuramate:L-alanyl-gamma-D-glutamyl-meso-diaminopimelate ligase: MHIHILGICGTFMGGIAAIAKSLGHTVTGSDQNVYPPMSTQLEELGITLTQGYDVAQLEPAPDMVVIGNAMSRGNPCVEYVLDKGLPYTSGPEWLKHNLLQNSWVLAVAGTHGKTTTASMLAWLLEYAGMKPGFLIGGIVQNFGVSARVGETPFFVIEADEYDTAFFDKRSKFVHYLPRTLILNNLEFDHADIFEDLNAIKKQFHHLMRTLPCSGKVIWPSQDEALQDVIERGLWSESETLAGDWDYRLLRADGSEFEVLLEGEVQGVVSWQAMGEHNVKNAIMAIAAARHVGIAVPVSIAGLAEFISPKRRMELKADINSIKVYDDFAHHPTAIKTTLAGLRAKVGDEKIIAILEPRSNTMKMGVHQQTLIDSLEAADEVYLFEPDNLSWSLKEYAAAAGMHCSSSTEEIIKHVVAGKAPKQHVLIMSNGGFEGIHQRLITALEHN; encoded by the coding sequence ATGCATATTCATATTCTTGGAATTTGTGGCACCTTTATGGGTGGTATTGCCGCAATCGCTAAATCGTTAGGTCATACAGTGACAGGCTCTGATCAAAATGTGTACCCACCGATGAGCACGCAATTAGAAGAGCTAGGTATTACGCTCACCCAAGGTTATGACGTTGCTCAACTAGAGCCTGCGCCAGATATGGTAGTAATTGGTAACGCTATGAGCCGAGGCAACCCTTGTGTTGAATACGTGCTTGATAAAGGCTTACCTTATACTTCAGGTCCTGAATGGTTAAAGCATAATCTGTTGCAAAATTCGTGGGTGTTGGCTGTCGCTGGAACACACGGCAAAACAACAACAGCGAGTATGTTAGCTTGGTTATTAGAGTATGCCGGAATGAAGCCTGGCTTTTTAATTGGTGGCATTGTGCAAAATTTTGGTGTGTCAGCACGGGTTGGTGAAACGCCATTTTTTGTAATCGAAGCCGATGAGTACGACACGGCATTTTTTGATAAACGCAGTAAATTTGTTCATTACTTACCACGTACCTTAATTCTTAATAACCTTGAATTTGATCACGCTGATATTTTTGAAGATTTAAACGCAATAAAGAAACAATTTCATCACTTGATGCGTACATTACCCTGTAGCGGTAAGGTTATTTGGCCAAGCCAAGATGAAGCCTTACAAGATGTGATTGAGCGTGGTCTTTGGAGCGAAAGCGAAACGCTGGCAGGTGATTGGGATTACCGTTTACTGAGAGCTGATGGTAGCGAATTTGAAGTGCTACTTGAGGGAGAAGTTCAAGGCGTTGTTAGTTGGCAAGCGATGGGCGAGCATAATGTGAAAAATGCTATCATGGCTATTGCAGCAGCGCGCCATGTCGGGATTGCCGTACCAGTCAGTATTGCGGGCTTGGCTGAGTTTATTTCTCCTAAGCGCCGTATGGAGCTTAAAGCCGATATTAACTCGATTAAGGTGTATGACGATTTTGCCCATCACCCAACGGCAATTAAAACAACTTTGGCAGGGCTTCGTGCAAAAGTGGGCGATGAGAAGATTATTGCCATTTTAGAGCCTCGTTCAAATACCATGAAAATGGGCGTGCATCAGCAAACCTTGATTGACTCACTTGAAGCTGCCGATGAGGTGTATTTATTTGAACCAGACAATTTAAGCTGGTCACTCAAAGAATACGCCGCTGCGGCAGGTATGCATTGTAGCTCTAGCACTGAAGAAATTATTAAACACGTGGTTGCAGGTAAAGCGCCTAAGCAGCATGTTTTAATTATGAGTAATGGTGGCTTTGAGGGGATTCATCAGCGCTTAATTACCGCTCTTGAACACAACTAA
- a CDS encoding undecaprenyl-diphosphate phosphatase, with protein MSIIEIIVLALIQGLTEFLPISSSAHLILPSQVLGWHDQGLAFDVAVHVGTLGAVVLYFRKEVVDILGAWFKSFGSQGATDDSRLGWWIIVATIPALLIGYLFKDFVESYSRNAWVIATSTIVFGLLLWYADVKAKQVKNIYQINFFSALLLGFSQVLAMVFPGTSRSGITITVGLMLGLNKQSAARFSFLMSIPVIAAAGSYYVYQLATAGEAIDWHAILLGAGLSFVSAYACIFFFLKVIERMGMMPFVIYRLLLGVGLFAFLML; from the coding sequence ATGAGTATTATTGAGATAATTGTTTTAGCCTTAATTCAAGGATTGACTGAGTTTTTACCTATTTCGAGCTCAGCACATTTAATTTTACCTTCGCAAGTTTTAGGTTGGCACGACCAAGGTTTAGCATTTGATGTGGCCGTTCATGTTGGTACTTTAGGTGCCGTGGTATTGTATTTCCGTAAAGAAGTGGTAGACATTCTAGGCGCGTGGTTTAAATCGTTTGGCTCTCAAGGTGCCACCGATGACAGCCGCTTAGGCTGGTGGATTATTGTCGCAACCATTCCTGCATTATTAATTGGTTATTTGTTTAAAGATTTCGTTGAAAGTTACTCGCGAAATGCGTGGGTTATTGCCACCTCTACCATCGTGTTTGGTTTGTTACTTTGGTATGCCGATGTAAAAGCAAAGCAAGTTAAGAACATTTACCAAATCAATTTTTTCAGTGCGCTATTGTTAGGCTTTTCACAAGTGCTGGCTATGGTATTCCCTGGGACATCGCGTTCAGGTATTACCATCACCGTAGGTTTAATGCTGGGCCTTAACAAGCAAAGTGCTGCGCGTTTTTCATTTTTAATGTCAATTCCGGTCATTGCAGCAGCGGGTTCCTATTATGTGTATCAGCTTGCAACAGCGGGCGAGGCGATTGATTGGCATGCGATTTTACTCGGCGCTGGCTTATCATTTGTATCAGCTTATGCGTGTATTTTCTTTTTCTTAAAAGTTATTGAGCGCATGGGTATGATGCCATTTGTTATCTACCGCTTGTTACTTGGTGTTGGTTTGTTTGCATTCTTAATGCTGTAA
- a CDS encoding ABC transporter ATP-binding protein encodes MSEKTIALNIEGLKKVYKNGVEAVKGIDLQVQQGDFFALLGPNGAGKSTTIGVISSLVNKSAGRVQVFGHDIDTDLEAAKSELGLVPQEFNFSQFETLNQILVNQAGYYGVPRKLAHERAEKYLKQLGLFEKKDKQARTLSGGMKRRLMIARALMHEPKLLILDEPTAGVDIELRRSMWDFLREINKQGVTIILTTHYLEEAELLCKNIAIIDSGVIVENTTIKALLAKLDKETFVLDLKQPVQPISIEGYKYTLTDDHTLEVEVAKSQGLNQVFSALTEQGNTVLSMRNKANRLEELFVGLLEQGRGE; translated from the coding sequence GTGAGCGAAAAAACGATCGCATTAAATATTGAAGGCCTAAAAAAGGTTTATAAAAATGGTGTTGAAGCCGTAAAGGGCATCGACTTACAAGTTCAACAGGGCGATTTCTTTGCTTTACTTGGTCCGAACGGTGCCGGTAAATCAACTACCATTGGTGTTATCTCATCGTTAGTGAACAAAAGCGCTGGCCGTGTCCAGGTGTTTGGGCATGACATTGATACAGATTTGGAAGCCGCTAAGTCTGAACTAGGTTTAGTGCCGCAAGAGTTTAATTTTAGCCAATTTGAAACACTGAACCAAATTTTGGTTAACCAAGCGGGCTATTATGGTGTACCAAGAAAGCTGGCGCATGAGCGTGCTGAAAAGTATCTAAAGCAACTGGGTTTATTTGAGAAAAAAGATAAGCAAGCGCGTACGCTGTCAGGTGGTATGAAGCGCCGTTTAATGATTGCTCGTGCTCTGATGCATGAACCTAAATTACTTATTTTAGATGAGCCAACAGCCGGTGTTGATATTGAGCTACGTCGCTCTATGTGGGATTTTCTTCGCGAGATAAATAAGCAAGGTGTGACCATCATCTTGACTACTCACTACCTAGAAGAAGCTGAGCTGTTATGTAAAAACATCGCGATTATCGACAGTGGCGTGATTGTTGAAAACACCACTATCAAAGCGCTACTAGCCAAGCTTGATAAAGAGACCTTTGTACTTGATTTAAAGCAGCCAGTGCAACCAATTAGCATTGAAGGTTACAAATATACACTAACTGATGACCACACTTTAGAAGTTGAAGTGGCGAAGTCTCAGGGCTTAAACCAAGTATTCAGCGCGTTGACCGAACAAGGTAATACCGTGCTCAGTATGCGAAATAAAGCAAATCGTTTAGAAGAACTTTTTGTAGGCTTATTAGAACAAGGG
- a CDS encoding flavin prenyltransferase UbiX → MQFKDKITLAFSGASGAPYGLRLLEVLLQQQFQVYVLISSAARVVFDTESNIKLSGNEDKATEQLSTLFNAAPEQLKVFGKDNWFSPVASGSAAPKKMVVCPCSAGSVSAIAVGASDNLLERAADVVIKERGQLILVPRETPFSEIHLENMLKLARLGVTIMPAAPGFYHQPEQISDLVDFMVARILDHLNIEHTLTKRWGYGEGKQ, encoded by the coding sequence ATGCAATTTAAAGATAAAATAACCTTAGCTTTTAGCGGTGCCTCTGGTGCGCCATACGGTTTACGGTTATTAGAAGTGTTACTTCAGCAGCAGTTTCAAGTTTATGTGTTGATCTCAAGTGCTGCTCGAGTGGTTTTTGATACCGAATCGAATATCAAGCTATCGGGTAACGAAGATAAAGCGACAGAACAGTTAAGCACGCTTTTTAATGCTGCGCCTGAGCAACTAAAGGTGTTTGGTAAAGACAACTGGTTTAGTCCTGTTGCGTCGGGCTCTGCTGCACCGAAAAAAATGGTGGTTTGTCCGTGTAGTGCAGGTTCAGTGTCTGCAATTGCGGTAGGTGCGTCAGATAACTTACTTGAACGCGCCGCCGACGTGGTTATTAAAGAACGGGGGCAGCTGATTTTAGTCCCGCGTGAAACGCCATTTAGCGAAATTCATCTTGAAAACATGCTGAAACTAGCAAGGCTAGGCGTAACGATTATGCCTGCGGCACCGGGTTTTTATCATCAGCCAGAGCAGATTTCAGACTTGGTTGATTTTATGGTGGCGCGAATTTTAGATCATTTAAACATTGAACATACTCTGACCAAGCGTTGGGGTTATGGAGAGGGCAAACAGTGA